A genome region from Hypanus sabinus isolate sHypSab1 unplaced genomic scaffold, sHypSab1.hap1 scaffold_736, whole genome shotgun sequence includes the following:
- the LOC132390008 gene encoding NLR family CARD domain-containing protein 3-like isoform X2 encodes MTARGLEEFLGPFPNETTCRVIDWVKEEVKRQSGNTESEAGKRSLLNTLHYLFESQNRGLAQAALGSVETLSFRGMTLTPMDCAVLSHVIGLCDTIKQLNLEDCHIQCEGIQRLGPGLHKCQELRVGQMAFRGVSEKKIVFTDGDLIKFNLQPSQFLSGFLMELLEREDSARSVVYTFPHLTIQEFVAAVAQFLIPDGRDITKLLTEAHCVRDGRFEVFLRFVAGRSNPMTAWGLEEFLGPFPHQTTCRVIDWVKEEVKRQSRNTESEAGKRSLLNTLHYLFESQNRVLAQDSLGSVETLSFSGMTLTPIDCAVLSHAIGLTDTIKHLNLEKCHIQCEGIQQLGPRLHKYQTLRLGWNDLGDSEVKLVSAALKNPECKIQKLGLWDVGLTDSGAEDLVSAHSANQSLMWLDLGSNSLTDRSVPALRRLILTLPSLKWIGSLRPNPKDCPGEWWTCRH; translated from the exons atgacagctcggggcctggaggagtttctgggtccatttcccaaTGAAACAACCTgtcgggtgattgactgggtgaaggaggaggttaaacgccagagtggaaacacagagagtgaagctggtaaaaggagcctcctgaacacattgcactacctgtttgagtctcagaatcgtggactggctcaggccgctctgggatctgtggaaacactttcattccgaggaatgacactgaccccgatggactgcgcggtcctgtctcatgtcatcggactctgtgatacaataaaacagctCAACCTGGAggactgccacattcagtgtgaaggaatccagcggctgggacccgggttgcacaagtgccaggagttgag ggttggtcagatggccttcagaggagtgtccgagaagaagattgtgtttacagatggagatttgatcaagttcaatctgcagccttcccagttcctgtccggattcctgatggagcttttggagagagaggattctgcccggagcgtggtgtacacattcccacacctcaccatccaagagtttgtagctgcagtcgcacaattcctgatcccagatggcagagatattacgaaactcctcactgaagcccactgCGTGAgggatgggcgatttgaggtatttctccgttttgttgctggtcgttccaacccaatgacagcttggggcctggaggagtttctgggtccatttcctcatcaaacaacctgccgggtgattgactgggtgaaggaggaggttaaacgccagagtagaaacacagagagtgaagctggtaaaaggagcctcctgaacacattacactacctgtttgagtctcagaatcgggTACTGGCTCAGGACAgcctgggatctgtggaaacactttcattcagtggaatgacactgacccctaTTGACTGCGCTGTCCTGTCTCATGCCATCGGACTCactgatacaataaaacacctcaaCCTTGAGAaatgccacattcagtgtgaaggaatccagcagctGGGACCTAGGCTGCACAAGTACCAGacgttgag acttgggtggaatgacctgggagattcagaagtgaaactggtgtctgcggctctgaagaacccggagtgtaaaatacagaaactggg GCTgtgggatgtcggtctcacagattctggtgccgaggatctcgtctccgctcacAGTGCAAATCAATCACTGATGTGGCTGGACCTGGGATCAAACtcgctgacagaccgatctgtccccgctctccgccgcctcatactgaccctcccgagtctgaagtggatcgg GTCACTCCGCCCGAATCCTAAAGACTGTCCCGGGGAGTGGTGGACGTGTCGTCACTGA
- the LOC132390008 gene encoding NLR family CARD domain-containing protein 3-like isoform X1, translating to MTARGLEEFLGPFPNETTCRVIDWVKEEVKRQSGNTESEAGKRSLLNTLHYLFESQNRGLAQAALGSVETLSFRGMTLTPMDCAVLSHVIGLCDTIKQLNLEDCHIQCEGIQRLGPGLHKCQELRVGQMAFRGVSEKKIVFTDGDLIKFNLQPSQFLSGFLMELLEREDSARSVVYTFPHLTIQEFVAAVAQFLIPDGRDITKLLTEAHCVRDGRFEVFLRFVAGRSNPMTAWGLEEFLGPFPHQTTCRVIDWVKEEVKRQSRNTESEAGKRSLLNTLHYLFESQNRVLAQDSLGSVETLSFSGMTLTPIDCAVLSHAIGLTDTIKHLNLEKCHIQCEGIQQLGPRLHKYQTLRLGWNDLGDSEVKLVSAALKNPECKIQKLGLWDVGLTDSGAEDLVSAHSANQSLMWLDLGSNSLTDRSVPALRRLILTLPSLKWIGHTLCLKTLNCGNPSEGTMFGFHTVLNIL from the exons atgacagctcggggcctggaggagtttctgggtccatttcccaaTGAAACAACCTgtcgggtgattgactgggtgaaggaggaggttaaacgccagagtggaaacacagagagtgaagctggtaaaaggagcctcctgaacacattgcactacctgtttgagtctcagaatcgtggactggctcaggccgctctgggatctgtggaaacactttcattccgaggaatgacactgaccccgatggactgcgcggtcctgtctcatgtcatcggactctgtgatacaataaaacagctCAACCTGGAggactgccacattcagtgtgaaggaatccagcggctgggacccgggttgcacaagtgccaggagttgag ggttggtcagatggccttcagaggagtgtccgagaagaagattgtgtttacagatggagatttgatcaagttcaatctgcagccttcccagttcctgtccggattcctgatggagcttttggagagagaggattctgcccggagcgtggtgtacacattcccacacctcaccatccaagagtttgtagctgcagtcgcacaattcctgatcccagatggcagagatattacgaaactcctcactgaagcccactgCGTGAgggatgggcgatttgaggtatttctccgttttgttgctggtcgttccaacccaatgacagcttggggcctggaggagtttctgggtccatttcctcatcaaacaacctgccgggtgattgactgggtgaaggaggaggttaaacgccagagtagaaacacagagagtgaagctggtaaaaggagcctcctgaacacattacactacctgtttgagtctcagaatcgggTACTGGCTCAGGACAgcctgggatctgtggaaacactttcattcagtggaatgacactgacccctaTTGACTGCGCTGTCCTGTCTCATGCCATCGGACTCactgatacaataaaacacctcaaCCTTGAGAaatgccacattcagtgtgaaggaatccagcagctGGGACCTAGGCTGCACAAGTACCAGacgttgag acttgggtggaatgacctgggagattcagaagtgaaactggtgtctgcggctctgaagaacccggagtgtaaaatacagaaactggg GCTgtgggatgtcggtctcacagattctggtgccgaggatctcgtctccgctcacAGTGCAAATCAATCACTGATGTGGCTGGACCTGGGATCAAACtcgctgacagaccgatctgtccccgctctccgccgcctcatactgaccctcccgagtctgaagtggatcgg TCACACTTTGTGCCTGAAGACATTAAACTGTGGAAATCCCAGTGAAGGGACGATGTTTGGTTTTCACACGGTTCTAAACATTCTGTAG
- the LOC132390008 gene encoding protein NLRC3-like isoform X3 — MSYNPSFCWILALALGPFFTQRVRDPKRVPKTITQLYSYYIYNILKNHGREFENPHDVLLRVGQMAFRGVSEKKIVFTDGDLIKFNLQPSQFLSGFLMELLEREDSARSVVYTFPHLTIQEFVAAVAQFLIPDGRDITKLLTEAHCVRDGRFEVFLRFVAGRSNPMTAWGLEEFLGPFPHQTTCRVIDWVKEEVKRQSRNTESEAGKRSLLNTLHYLFESQNRVLAQDSLGSVETLSFSGMTLTPIDCAVLSHAIGLTDTIKHLNLEKCHIQCEGIQQLGPRLHKYQTLRLGWNDLGDSEVKLVSAALKNPECKIQKLGLWDVGLTDSGAEDLVSAHSANQSLMWLDLGSNSLTDRSVPALRRLILTLPSLKWIGLGLNRFSETGKNELRSLQEHRHGLKVIFGMGNYWPIPHPPL; from the exons atgagctacaacccctccttctgctggatcctcgctctggcactgggccccttcttcacacaaagagtcagggacccaaagcgagttcccaagaccatcactcaactgtactcctactatatttacaacatcctgaaaaaccacggccgtgagttTGAGAACCCCcatgatgtgttactcagggttggtcagatggccttcagaggagtgtccgagaagaagattgtgtttacagatggagatttgatcaagttcaatctgcagccttcccagttcctgtccggattcctgatggagcttttggagagagaggattctgcccggagcgtggtgtacacattcccacacctcaccatccaagagtttgtagctgcagtcgcacaattcctgatcccagatggcagagatattacgaaactcctcactgaagcccactgCGTGAgggatgggcgatttgaggtatttctccgttttgttgctggtcgttccaacccaatgacagcttggggcctggaggagtttctgggtccatttcctcatcaaacaacctgccgggtgattgactgggtgaaggaggaggttaaacgccagagtagaaacacagagagtgaagctggtaaaaggagcctcctgaacacattacactacctgtttgagtctcagaatcgggTACTGGCTCAGGACAgcctgggatctgtggaaacactttcattcagtggaatgacactgacccctaTTGACTGCGCTGTCCTGTCTCATGCCATCGGACTCactgatacaataaaacacctcaaCCTTGAGAaatgccacattcagtgtgaaggaatccagcagctGGGACCTAGGCTGCACAAGTACCAGacgttgag acttgggtggaatgacctgggagattcagaagtgaaactggtgtctgcggctctgaagaacccggagtgtaaaatacagaaactggg GCTgtgggatgtcggtctcacagattctggtgccgaggatctcgtctccgctcacAGTGCAAATCAATCACTGATGTGGCTGGACCTGGGATCAAACtcgctgacagaccgatctgtccccgctctccgccgcctcatactgaccctcccgagtctgaagtggatcgg GCTGGGgttgaatcggttcagtgagaccgggaagAATGAattgagatctctgcaggaacacAGACACGGACTGAAAGTGATCTTTGGGATGGGGAATTATTGGCCaattccccaccctcccctttAA
- the LOC132390006 gene encoding NACHT, LRR and PYD domains-containing protein 3-like gives MDQGSSSGGVPVASGSGKDTVPSTAITELLASWNDFQLLQLTDFYRDRLEQAMEGGVNGVSLALTAENQFSGEEHRKISDLADKGERADSSKLLLSLVMKVSRAPRVMWETFVKMRIGVPKFDKILKEIQEHGCVPVHRPVPEIRRELKDVQQKHKETLRAQTETLRVNTILMREKVKVFQLVDRYAELTVISTVRDRRLVEHELLARGRDHEEWREKHLRGMLEKIRSDQLFQSSFSRSKSKSGSSAAVAGVPGIGKTTMVQKIVYDWATEKIYQQFQFVFSFKFRDLNSINCRINLKELILDQYPYFGNILREVWKNPEGSLFIFDGLDEFNDTIDFADSQKDTEPQCTDPEFKCKVSDIVYSLIQGKLLPGCSVLVTTRPTELHLLEKAAISVWAEILGFVGEERKEYFIRHFEDQTVAEAVFKHVEENEILYTMSYNPSYCWILALALCPFFTQRVRDPQRVPKTITQLYSYYIYNILKNHGREIENPRDVLLRVGQMAFRGVSEKEIVFTDGDQLQSAAFPVPVRVPDGAFGERGFCPECGVHIPTPHHPRVCSCSRTIPESTSRGYPEIPHWSPQHDRWAV, from the exons ATGGATCAAGGTTCAAGCAGTGGAGGAGTTCCAGTGGCGTCAGGATCGGGAAAGGACACGG TTCCGAGCACAGCAATCACCGAGCTCCTGGCAAGCTGGAATGACTTCCAGCTGCTGCAGTTAACAgacttctaccgggacaggctggagcaggcgatggaaggaggggtgaacggagtgagcctggcgttaacggccgagaatcagttcagcggagaggaacatcgg aaaatctctgatctcgctgataagggagagcgggcggacagttctaaactcctcctgagcctggtgatgaaAGTCTCCCGCGCCccgagggtgatgtgggaaacctttgtgaaaatgcgTATTGGTGTCCCAAAGTTTgacaaaatactgaaagaaataCAGGAACATG GTTGTGTTCCGGTCCATCGACCCGTACCGGAGATTCGCAGGGAGCTGAAAG ATgtacaacagaaacacaaggagactctgcgggcacaaactgaaacactgagagtgaacacgatcctgatgagggagaaggtgaaggttttccagctggttgatcgatacgctgagctcacggtcatttctactgttcgagatcggagactggtggaacatgagctgctggcaagaggcagagaccacgaggagtggagagaaaaacatctcCGTGGAATGCTGGAAAAAATCCGGTCTGATCAGctgttccagagcagcttttcccggagtaaatccaaatctgggagttcggcagcagtggccggagtcccggggatcgggaaaacaacaatggtacaaaagattgtttacgactgggccacggagaaaatataccaacagttccagtttgtcttcagtttcaaattccgcgatttaaactccattaactgcagaataaacctgaaggaactgattctggatcagtatccttactttgggaatatcctgagagaggtctggaagaacccagagggatcgctgtttatattcgatggtttggatgaattcaatgacacaattgattttgctgacagtcaGAAAGACACAGAACCTCAgtgcacagatcctgaattcaagtgcaaggtgtctgacattgtgtacagtctaatccagggcaagctgctcccagggtgttcagtgctggtgaccacccgtcccactgagTTACATTTATTGGAGAAGGCGGCtatcagtgtctgggctgaaatcctgggatttgttggtgaggaacggaaggaatacttcatcagacattttgaagatcagacggtggcagaagctgttttcaaacacgtggaGGAGaatgagatcctgtacaccatgagctacaacccctcctactgctggatcctggCCCTGGCACtgtgccccttcttcacacaaagagtcagggacccgcagcgagttcccaagaccatcacccaactgtactcctactatatttacaacatcctgaaaaatcacggccgtgagattgagaacccccgtgatgtgttactcagagttggtcagatggccttcagaggagtgtccgagaaggagattgtgtttacagatggagatcaactacaatctgcagccttcccagttcctgtccgggttcctgatggagcttttggagagagaggattctgtcCTGagtgtggtgtacacattcccacacctcaccatccaagagtttgtagctgcagtcgcacaattcctgaatccacatccaggggatatcctgaaattcctcactggaGTCCACAGCACGACAGATGGGCGGTTTGA